The genomic stretch GCACCGTCACGTCGAACCCGTGGAATCGTTCGAGGTACCGGCAGCTCTCGAGGACCGCCTCGTGCTCGATCGCGCTCGTGACGACGTGGCGGCCGCGGGGTGTGGCGAGGGCGATGCCCTTCACCGCGGTGTTCGCCCCCTCGGTGCCACCGCCCGTGAAGACGACCTCGCCCGGGCGGCAGCCGAGGGCCCCGGCGACGACGGTCCTGGCGGCGGCGAGGCCCCGGGCGGCAGCGTCCCCGATGCCGTGGGTCGACGACGGGTTGCCGAAGGTGCCGGTCAGGTAGGGCCACATCGCCTCGAGGACCTCGCGGCGGACCGGCGTGGTGGCGGCACGGTCGAGGTAGAACACGCCGCATGCCTCAGGCGGTGACGTCGACGTCGAGCCCGAGGTCGAGCGCCCGTGCCGAGTGGGTCAGGGCACCGACCGAGACGATGTCCACCCCGGTCGCGGCGATCGCGGCGACCGTGTCGAGGGACACCCCGCCCGAGGCCTCGACGAGCGCCCGGCCGGCCACGAGGGCGACGCCCTCCCGGAGCATCGGCACGGTGAAGTTGTCGAGCATGATCGTGTCGACGCCGGCGCTGACGACCGCCTCGATCTGGTCGATCCGGTCGACCTCCACCTCGAGGTGCACGGTGTGACCGAGCCGGGCCCGGGCAGCGCGGATCGCGTCGCCGATGCCGACCCCCTCGGCGAGCAGCACCGCCAGGTGGTTGTCCTTCGCGAGCACCGCGTCGGACAGCGACGTCCGGTGGTTGTGTCCGCCACCGCAGCGGACCGCGTGCCGCTCGAGTGCGCGGAGACCGGGCGTGGTCTTCCGGGTGTCGACGATCCGGGCGCCGGTGCCGACCGTCGCGTCGACGTACCGCGCGGTCAGGGTGGCGATGCCGGACATCCGCTGCACCAGGTTCAGCGCGACCCGCTCGGCCCGGAGCACCGAGCGCGCCGATCCGCTGACGCTCGCGATGACGTCCCCGGCGGCGAAGGTCGCACCGTCGCGGCGGGCGAGGGCGACGACGAGGCCCGGGTCGACGGCGTGCATCACCGCGACGAAGACCTCACCGCCGGCGAGCACGCCGGGTTCGCGGGCCGCCAGGATCGCGGTCGCGGTGGCCGAGGCGGGGATCAGGGTCTCGCTCGTGACATCGCCCCAGGGGGCGTCCTCCTCGAGCGCGGTGTCGATCACCCGGCGGAGCGCGTGCGGCGGGATCGTGCCCGGGTCGGGGACCGCCGCGGCCGGTGCAGTCCGTGCGTCGGTCGGGGTGGCTGCGGTGGTGGTCGTGCTGGTCATGCGAGTGCTCCCTGTCGGGCGGACGTGCGGCGGGGTGCGGCGGCGGACGGTGCCGCGGCGGACGGTGCGGGTGTCGCGGTGACCCAGGCGAGCGTCACGGGTGCGGCCGGGTCGGTGTCCGGGTGGTCGGTCCGGGCGTGGGCTCCGCGGGACTCCGTGCGGGCCTCGGCAGCGCGGGCGGTGAGCCGGGCGAGGTCGAGCAGGGCGCGGTCCTCGGCGTCCCGCACGGTGGTCGGTGCCAGCGCGGACAGTCCGGCCAGGGCAGCGCGGGCCCCGGCGAGCCCGGCCGCGTCGCGGAGCAGGCCGACGTGGTCGGTCATGACGGACTGCAGCGCCTGCCGGACGGAGGAGGACGGACCGGGGTGGGTCGCGCCTCCCGTCCGGTCGCCGACGGGTTCGACGACCGTCGGGACGAGCGCCGCGTCGCCGCGCAGGCGGAGCCGGCCGGGTCGCGGGCTGCCGAGCGCGTCGGCCGCGCGGACCGCGAAGACGAGCCCCTCGAGCAGCGAGTTCGACGCAAGTCGATTGGCGCCGTGGACGCCGGTGCAGGCGGCCTCGCCGACCGCCAGGAGACCCGGGAGGCTCGTCCGGCCCTCCGTGTCGGTCGCGATCCCGCCCATCGCGTAGTGCGCGGCCGGGGCGACCGGGACGCCCTCGCGGATCCAGTCGAAGCCGGCCGCCCGGGTGGCGCGGGTGAGGCCGGGGAACCGGCCGACGAGGAAGTCGGGGTCGAGTCCGGTCGCGTCGAGGAGGACCGGTCGGCCGCCCTGAGCCCGGACGGCCGCGGCGATCCCCCGGGCGACGACGTCCCGCGGGGCGAGCTCGGCATCCGGGTGGACGTCGGTCATGAAGCGGTGTCCGGCAGCGTCGCGGAGGACGGCCCCCTCGCCGCGGACGGCCTCGGAGACCAGGCCGCCGTCCGGCACCGCCAGTCGGGTCGGGTGGAACTGGACGAACTCCAGGTCGGCGAGCACGGCCCCGGCACGCCAGGCGGCGGCGGTGCCGTCACCGGTCGCGACCAGCGGGTTGGTCGTCTCCCGGTACAGGTGTCCGGCGCCTCCGGAGGCGATCAGTACGGCGTCCGCGTCGATCCGCACGGGTTCGCCGAGCAGGTCCAGGACGTCGATGCCGACGACCTGCCCGTCGCGGACCACGAGGTCGGTCAGGCAGGTCCGTTCGAGGATCGTGACGTGTCGACGGTGCAGGGCGGCGACGAGCGTCCGCTCGACGGCGGCCCCGGTCGCGTCACCGTCCGCGTGCAGGACCCGCCAGCGGGCGTGCGCGGCCTCGCGTCCACGCGCCAGGTCGTCGCCGTAGCGGTCGAGGGTCGCCGGGTCGCTGCTGCGGTCGAAGGGCACGCCGAGTGCGAGCAGATCGCGGACCCGGGCCGGGCCGTCGGTGCAGAGGACGTCGACGGCGCGGGCATCGGCGCTGCCCGCCGCGGCGAGGTGGGTGTCGTGCTCGTGCAGGGCGGCGGAGTCGTCCGCGCCGAGCGCCACCGCGATGCCGCCCTGAGCCCATGCGGTGGCGCCGTCGGCGAGCGCGCTCTTCGTGACGAGGGTCACGTCATGGCGCGCGCTGGCGCGGATGGCGGCGGTGAGGCCGGCGATGCCCGACCCGACGACGACGACGTGCACCGTCAGGCCCGGGTGGTGGTCGCGGGCGCGTCGGCGGCGGCCGGGCCGGTGGCGGCCGGGGCGGTCGCGGCGGGGCCCGGGTCGCGTTGACCTGCCAGCGGGCGGGGCTTGGCGGCGAGCATCCGCTCGAGGGCGACCTTCGCGTCGACCTGCACCGCGGCGGGCACCACGATCTCGTTGAGGACCTCGCCGCGGACGAGCGCCTCGAGCACCCACGCCAGGTAGCCGGGGTGGATCCGGTACATCGTCGAGCACGGGCAGACGACGGGGTCCAGGCAGGAGATCGTGTGCTGCGGGTACTCGGCGGCCAGGCGGTTCACCATGTTGATCTCGGTGCCGATCGCGAAGGTCGTCGGCTCGGTGGCGGCGGCGACGGTCTTCCGGATCAGGTCCGTGCTGCCCGCGACGTCGGCGGCGTCGACGACGTCCATCGGGCACTCCGGGTGCACGATCACCGTGACGTCGGGGTGCTCACGGCGGGCCTGCTCGATCTGGTCGACCGTGAAGCGGCGGTGCACCGAGCAGAAGCCGTGCCACAGGACGACCTGCGCCTCGAGCAGTTCGTCGGCCGTGTTGCCGCCGCCGGCCAGCCGCGGGTTCCACAGCGGCATCCGGTCGGTGCTGATGCCCATCGCCTTCGCGGTGTTCCGGCCGAGGTGTTGGTCGGGGAAGAAGAGCACGCGCTGCCCGCGCTCGAACGCCCACTCGAGCACGGTCGCCGCGTTCGAGGACGTGCAGACGATGCCGCCGTTCCGCCCGCAGAACGCCTTGAGGTCGGCGGCGGAGTTCATGTACGTGACGGGGATGACCGGCACGCGGCCGTCGGCGTCGGGCTCGGTGCCGTACAGCGCCGTGAGCTCGGCCCAGGCCGCCTCGACGCTGTCGATGTCGGCCATGTCCGCCATCGAGCAGCCCGCGGCCAGGTTCGGCAGGATCACGCGCTGGTCGTCCCGCGCCAGGATGTCGGCCGTCTCCGCCATGAAGTGGACGCCGCAGAACACGATCGCTTCGGCGTCGGGCTTCGTCAGCGCCGCGTTGGCGAGCTGGAAGGAGTCGCCCAGGAAGTCCGCGTGCCGGACGACCTCGTCCCGCTGGTAGAAGTGCCCGAGGACGACCACGCGGTCCCCCAGGGTCGCCTTCGCCCGCTCGATGCGCTCGTGCAGTTCGTCGTCGGGGGCGTTCTTGTACTCGTCAGGGATCACGCCCTGCCGCGGGGCGGAGGTCGGGATGACGTCGGACATCGACGAACCGGGGCCGTAGCCGGGGACGCTGTCGAAGTCCCAGGTCGGCGCGGCGAGGTCGGGCGTGCAGGTGGTGCCGGCCGCCCGGCCGTTGGAGATCAGTTCGATGGTGGTCGCGATGGACACGGCGGTTCCCGTCTCAGCTCAGGGGATGGGTCAGGGCGTCGTCAGCGGGCCGTTGTCCGCGTACGACAGGTCGGGGTTCGAGCGGTACAGCCGGGCCGGTCGGTGCCGTCCGCCGCTCGTGGTCTCGTCGGTCGGCAGGACCGCGTCGCTCTGCGCGACCTGCCGTCGGAAGTTGGCGGGGTCGAGCCTCTGCCCGAGCACCGCCTCGTACACACCGCGGAGCTCGGCGAGCGTGAACCGGTCGCCGAGGAACGCCTGCGCGATCCGGGAGTACGACATCTTGTTGCGGAGGCGCCACAGCGCGTACTCGACGATGCGGTCGTGGTCGAAGGCCAGCGGCGGGTGCTCGTCGGCGAGGAACCACCGCACGTTCCAGTCGTCCGGCACGACGTTCGCCTCGTCCGGGTGCACGAGGGCCCAGTAGACGACGGACACGACCCGCGTCGGCGAGCGGTCGACGGCGCCGAACGCGTAGAGCTGTTCCAGGTAGCGCGGCTGCACCTTGGTCGTCTCGCGGAGGCGCGCGGCGGCCGAGTCGTCGAGCCCCTCGTCCGCCCCGACCCAGCCACCGGGCAACGCCCACGAGCCCTCGAACGGCTCGGTCACCCGGCGGACCAGCGGCATCCAGAGCGCGGGGACGCCGGTGTCCGGATGCGGGCGGAGCGCGACGATCACGGTCGAGACCGCCAGGCGGATGCCGGTGTCGTCCATCGCTACCCCCCTCGTCGTTTGTTATGGTCATTGTGACCCGAACTGTTCGGGTACTGATGACCGTATCACGATGGTCACCGGACCGGAACGCAGCCGTGACGCCCGGGTAACACGCCGCTCGTAGCATCGGCCGCATGGGCAGCACCACGAGGAAGCACGCCGTCGTGACCGGAGCCGTGCAGGGCGTCGGGTTCCGGTACTGGACGGCACGGAAGGCCGACGGGCTCGAGCTCGTCGGGTACGCACGGAACCTGTTCGACGGCACCGTCGAGGTCGAGGCGGAAGGCCCCGGCCCCGCGGTCGACGCCCTCGTCGTGATGCTCCGCTCAGGCCCGCCGTCGGCGACCGTCACCGACGTGGCCGTGCGGGAGGTCGCCCCGCTCGGCGAGGACGACGGCTTCCGCATCCTGCACTGACGCGGGCGACACGCGGAGTTCACCCCGCGTTCTGCGGCAGTCGGGAATGCTGTGGTCCTGTCAGCTCTTGCAGCCTCGGTACCCACCCGTCGTGGGTCCACCGTCACACCACGAAGACATCAGGAGCCCCCTTGACCCAGGCCGTCGACTCCGCACCCCGCACCGGGTCCGTCGAAGAGTCCTCCCCCGCGGGCAACCGCCTCGTGATCGGGCTGCTGCTCGTCTCGGCGTTCGTCGTCATCCTCAACGAGACGATCATGGGCGTGGCGCTGCCGCGACTCATGGACGACCTCGGCATCAGCGCCGCGACCGGGCAGTGGCTGACCACCGGCTTCCTGCTCACCATGGCCGTCGTGATCCCGATCACCGGCTACCTGCTGCAGCGCTTCAACACCCGACCGGTGTTCGTCTGGGCGATGAGCCTGTTCTCCGCCGGCACGCTCATCGCACTGCTCGCGCCGGGCTTCACGATGCTGCTCATCGGGCGCATCGTGCAGGCCAGCGGCACCGCGATCATGATGCCGCTGCTCATGACCACCGTCCTGACCCTCATCGAGCCGGCCCACCGCGGCCGCGTGATGGGCAACATCTCGATCGTCATCTCGGTCGCCCCCGCGATCGGCCCGACGATCTCCGGCCTCATCCTCAACGCGTTCTCGTGGCGCTGGCTGTTCGGGTTCGTCCTGCCGATCGCCCTGGCCGCCCTCGTGCTCGGCATGGTGAAGGTCCGCAACGTCTCGACCCCGCGCAAGTCCGCGATCGACGTGTTCTCCGTCGTCCTGTCCGCCTTCGCGTTCGGCGGCATCGTCTACGGCCTGTCGAGCATCGGCGAGGCCGCGGACACCGGGTACGGCGTACCGATCGGTGCACTCGTCGTGGGCTTCGTCGCCCTCGCGGTGTTCATCGTCCGCCAGACGCGGCTGCAGCGCCGCGACGCCGCACTGCTCGACCTCCGCACCTTCAGCACGAAGGGCTTCACGATCCCGATCGTCGCGATGGCGATCAGCTTCATGGCGATGTTCGGCACCCTGATCCTGCTGCCGATCTACCTCGAGCGGGTGCTCGGCCTCGAGGTCCTGCAGGTCGGCCTCCTGCTGCTCCCCGGTGGTCTGCTGATGGGGCTGCTGTCCCCGATCGTCGGCCGTCTCTACGACCGCTACGGCCCGCGCATGCTGCTCATCCCCGGATCGATCATCATCAGCGCCGTGCTCTGGGCGCTCTCGACGGTCACCGCGGACACCAGCGTCACGTTCGTCCTCGTCGCCCACATCGTGCTGAGCCTCGGCCTGGCGCTGACCTTCACGCCGCTGTTCACCGCGGCACTCGGTGGGCTGCCGCCGCGCCTGTACTCGCACGGCAGCGCCGTCCTCGGCACCGCCCAGCAGCTCGCCGGTGCGGCCGGCACGGCACTGTTCGTCACGCTGCTGACGCTCGGCGCCACCGCCGCGGCGACGAACGGTGACGTCGCCGGTGCCGCGACCGCCGCCGAGGCCACCGCCCGGGCGACCGCGTCCGGCGTGCACTCCGCGTTCCTCGTCGGCGCGGTGATCTCCATGCTCGGCATCATCGCCTCGGCGATGGTCCGGAAGCCGGCCACCCCGGAGGGTGCACCCGCACCCGCCATGCACTGACCGTCCCCACGCAGACGACGTGCCCCCCTCTTCCGGAGGGGGGCACGTCGTCGTTCCCGGCACCGTGGCATCGTGGGCACATGCGGTCGACGACGAGCGAGCTGAACTGGTCCGGCACGGTCACCTACACGGCCGAGCGGGTGGTGCGACCGACCTCGCTCGACGACGTCGCCGACTTCGTCGCCCGCAGTCCCCGCGTCCACGGGCTCGGCACCCGGCACTCGTTCAACGACGTCGCCGACACCCCGGGCGTCCTGCTCGACCTGACCGCCGTGCCGACCGACCTCGTGGTCGCCGCGGACCGCCGCACCGCCACGATGGGTGCCGGCACCCGGTACGGGCTCGTCGCACCGGAACTCGACGCGGCCGGGGTCGCCCTGCACAACGAGGGGTCGCTCCCCCACATCTCGCTCGGTGGCGCGATCGCCACCGGCACGCACGGCTCCGGCACCACCCTCGGCTCGCTGAGCACCGCCGTCGCCGCGCTCGAGCTGATCGGCCCCGACGGCAGCACGACCACGATCCGACGCGGTGACCCGGACCTCGGCGGCGCCGCGATCCACCTCGGGCTGCTCGGCATCGTCACCCGCGTGACCGTCGACGTGCAGCCCGCGTACCGGATGCGCCAGGACCTCTACGGGCCGATCCCCTGGGACACCTTCACCGCCTCCGCCGCCGAGGTCTTCGCCGCCGGGTACTCCGTCTGCGCCTACACGCAGTTCGGTGACACCGTCTCCGAGGTGCTCGTGAAGTCCCGCGTGCCGGACGGGGCCGACGACGTCGAGGTCCCCACGGGCCTCCTGGGCGCGCCCCGCCTGCCCGGCTCGCCCGGTGACGGCCACCACACCGCGCGCGACGGCTCGGTCGGGCCGTGGTGGGACCGGCTGCCGCACTTCCCGATCGAGTCGGTGCCCTCGGTCGGATCCGAGGTACAGAGCGAGCACTTCGTGCCGCTCCGGCACGCGGCCGCGGCGCTCGACGCGCTCCGCGGGCTGGCTGACCGGATCCAGCCGCACCTGCACGTCTGCGAGCTGCGGACGATGGCGGCCGACGACCTGTGGCTCAGCCCCACGCAGGGCGAGGACGTGCTCTGCATCGCGTTCACCTGGAAGAAGCACCCGGAACAGGTCGCGGCCCTGTTGCCCGACCTGGAGGCGCGACTCGCCCCGTTCGGCGGCCGCCCGCACTGGGGGAAGATGAGTTCCCTCGACGGCTCCGCCGTCGCCGCGCTGTACCCGCGGCTCGGCGCGTTCCGCGAACTGGTCGGGCGGCGTGACCCGGCCGGCAAGTTCCGTTCGGCGTTCGGCGAGCAGGTGCTCGGGCTGGAGAGGTCGGGGTCGGGCTCGGGTTCGGGTTCAGGGCTCAGCCGACCGGTGTGATCGTCGTCGTCTCGCCGTCCCAGTGCCGGACGCCGGCGACCCCCAGGGCCTCCGGCAGCGGGACCGACGCCAGCGCCTCGAGCATCCGCGGCAGATCGACGTCCCGCGGCCGACGTGCGAGCGTCAGGTGCGGCGCCCATCGTCCTGGTAGCGAGGTGTCGACGCCGCCGGGCGCTGCGCGGTGCACGGCCTCGTGGAACGCGGCGAGCGCGCGGTCGACCACGACGGAGACCCCCAGCACGTGGCGGCCCGGACCGGCCGGGAACAGCAGCAGGCCCGCGGGGCGGATCGCCCTCGGCAGCGGCGCGTCGAAGCCGGACGGCACGGGCAGCGTCTCGCCCGCCGCCAGCGTCACGTGCGGAGCGTTGGTCTCGGACGTGTGTCGGCCCATGCTCGGCAGGTCGGCGGCGACCAGGGCCTCCCAGGTGTCGCGGACCGCCCGTTCGGCATCCGGGTCGAGGAGGAGTTCGATGCTGCGCACGTCTCGAGCCTGCCCGACGGCGAGCGCCGGCGTCACACAGCGACGCTGGCCCGTCACGCGGCGACACCGGTCGTAACACGACGGAACGTGAATCGACCCGGTCCGTGGCTGCCGGGCACACTCGTGGCTGTCCCCGCCGGGTGACCCCCAGCGTCGGGACCCCCACAGCACCGTCCCTGCCAGCAGGGCGACCCCTTCACGAGGAGCAGCCATGTCCGCGTCCCCCGTCCTGCCCGACCGTCCGCAGCGCAAGCGCCCGCTCGGGTGGATCATCGCCGCGGCCGTCGTCGTCCTCGCGATCATCGTCGCCGTCGTGGTCGTCGCCGTCCGCGGTGGCGGCTCCGACCAGGCCGGAGCCGCCGGCAGCGGTTCGGACCAGAAGGCCCAGACCGTCACGATCGGTGTCGCCGACAAGGCGCTGCCGTACTGGAAGACCTACACGGCACTCGCGAAGGAGCGCCTGAACGTCACCGTCAAGCTGACCAACTTCGCCGACTACTCGCTGCCGAACCCCGCGCTCAAGGACGGGCAGGTCGACATCAACCAGTTCCAGCACATCCAGTACCTGGCGAACTACAACGTCACCGCGAAGGACGACCTGCAGCCGATCGGCTCCACCGCCGTCTACCCGCTCCCCCTCTACGCGACGAAGTACGACAAGCCGTCCGCGATCCCGGAGGGCGCGAAGGTCGCCATCCCGAACGACGCCATCAACGAGGCCCGGGCGCTGCTCGTCCTGCAGTCCGCGAAGCTCATCGAGCTGCGGGACGGCGGCAGCGCGTTCTCGACCACCGACGACATCACGTCGCACGAGGTCGACGTGCAGCCGCTCGACGCCTCGCAGACCGCGAACGCGCTGCAGCAGGGCTCGGTCGCCGCGGCCGTCGTGAACAACAACTTCGCCACCGCCGCCGGGCTGCCCGCCTCGGACAAGGTCTTCACCGACGACCCGTCCAGCTCCTCCGCCGCCCCGTACGTCAACGTCTTCGCGGTCCGCGACGAGGACAAGGACAACACCACCTACCTGGACCTCGCGAAGCTGTTCCAGGACAGCGCGGTGCAGAAGGACTTCACCAAGGACTACCCGGACGCCGTCGCCCGCGACGAGAAGGCGTCCGCCCTGCAGGACGAGCTCGCCACCGTCGAGCGGGACGCGAAGGCAGCAGCCGAGTAGTGGCTGCCCTCGTCGAACTCCGCGGTGTCACCAAGAGCTACCGCCGCGCCGACACCGGAGAGACCGTCACCGCGGTCGAGGGTGTCGACCTCGACGTCCACCAGGGCGAGGTCCTCGGGGTGATCGGGTACTCCGGCGCCGGCAAGTCCACCCTGGTGCGACTCGTCAACGCCCTCGAGCTGCCCACCTCGGGCACGGTCACCGTGGCCGGGCAGGAACTGACGGCGATCCCCGAGCGGGACCGCCGGCAGGCCCGCCGCCGGATCGGGATGGTGTTCCAGCAGTTCAACCTGTTCCGCTCCCGCACGATCGCCGGCAACGTGGCGTACCCGCTCAAGGTCGCCGGTGTCGCGAAGGCCGAACGGGACCGCCGGGTCGCAGAACTGCTCGACTTCGTCGGGCTGCTCGACCGGGCGTACGCCTACCCCGAGCAGCTGTCCGGCGGGCAGAAGCAGCGCGTCGGCATCGCCCGGGCGCTCGCGTCGAACCCCGAACTGCTGCTCGCCGACGAGGCGACCAGTGCCCTGGACCCGGAGACGACGTCGGAGGTCCTCGCGCTCCTCCGCCGCGTCAACCGCGAGCTCGGCGTCACGATCATCGTCATCACCCACGAGATGGACGCCGTCCGCCGGATCGCCGACCGCGTCGCCGTGATGGAGCAGGGCCGCGTGGTCGAGGTCGGCGACGTCTACGACGTGTTCTCCGCCCCCACCACCGAGGCCGCACAGCGCTTCGTCCGCACGGCCCTGCACGACCGCCCCTCGCCCGAGACCGTCGCCCGGCTGCACGAGCGCCACCCCGGCCGGATCGTGTCCGTCCGGATCACCGACGAGACCGGCCTGCAGGGTCGCATCGACCAGGCGTTCCGTGACACCGCGGTCACCGCCGAGCTCGTCTTCGGCGGGGTCAGCGAGATCCGCGAGCGCCGCATCGGGTCGCTCACGTACGAGCTCGGTGGGCGTGACGCCGACGTCGACCGGGCGGTCGGCGCCCTGCGCGCCGCTGGCATCACCGTCGTCGAGGAGGCCCGCGCATGAACAACTCGTTCCAGAGCGTCATCGACACGTTCGACGTGTTCCTGGCCGCGACCCGGGACACGATCGTCATGTCCCTGGTGTCGCTCGTCATCGCCGGTGTCATCGGCCTGGCCCTCGGGCTGCTGCTCTACGCCACCCGGCCGGGCAACCTGCTGTCGAACCGCACCGCGTACACGGTCATCAACCTGGTCGTGAACCTGGTGCGTCCGATCCCGTTCGTGATCTTCCTCGCCGCGATCGCACCGCTGTCGCGCGTCGCCGTGCAGACCACGATCGGCGTCCCGGCCGTGACGTTCGCGATCTCGCTCGCCGCAGCGTTCGCGGTGTCGCGGATCGTCGAACAGAACCTGCTCGCCATCGATCCGGGCGTCGTCGAGGCGGCACGGGCCTCCGGGGCGCACCCGGTGTCGATCCTGCTGACCGTGCTCATCCCCGAGGGGCTCGGGCCGCTGATCCTCGGCTACACGTTCATCTACATCGGCATCGTCGACATGACGGCGCAGGGTGCACTGGTCGGCGGTGGCGGGCTCGGCGAGTACGCGATCACCTACGGCTCGCAGCGGTACGACTGGTGGGTGGTCTACGTCTCGGTCGCCGCGATCGTCGTCATCGTGCAGCTCGGCCAGTTCGTCGGCAACCGCCTGGCCCGGGCGACCCTCCGCCGCTGACGCCCGGCCCGGTGCTGCCCGCCCCCTCCCCTGCCCCGCCGAGGTCGCACGATCTGCCGCCGGATCGCCCGCCGGGCAGCAAGACGAGCGACCTCGGCGGAACGCCGACGGCACGTCCTGCGACCTCGGCGAACCGACGCCGGACGGGAGGCACGAGGCCAGCCCGCCACGCGCCTCCCGTCCGCCACTCCCGGCCATCGCCGCGAGATCGCACGATCTGCCGCCGGACCGCCCGCCGGGCGGCAGTTCGCGCGACCTCGGCGGAACGCCGACGGCACGCCCTGCGACCTCGGCCAGACGTCGACCGGACGGGAGGCACGCGGCCAGCCCGCCACGCGCCTCCCGTCCGCCATCCCACCTCCGACTCCCCCGAGGTCGCACGAACTGCCGCCGGACCGGCCGCCGGGCAGCAGAACGAGCGACCTCGGCGGAACGCCGACGGCACGTCCTGCGACCTCGGCCAGATACCAGACGCCAGACGCCGACGCAGACGCCGCCGGACGGGAGGCGCGGGGCGGGCCCGGCGCGCGCCTCCCGGCCGGCAGGCGGCCGTCAGGCGACCGCGGACGCCGTTCCGGCAGCCTCGGCGGGCGCCTCGTAGCTCGCACGCACCAGGATCGGACGGTGGTCGGAGATGCCCGCGGGCAGGGTCTCGACACCGGCGATGTGCAGCCCGACGCTCGTGGCGAAGTCGAAGTGCCCGGTGAACTTGCGGTAGCGCAGGTACGTCGGCTGGTCCGAGAGGGACAGCGCGAACCCGGACTCCTCGATCTTCCGGCGCAGGTTCGTCTGGAACCACGGGTAGTTGAAGTCGCCGACCATGATCGCCGGGGCCTCGCTCGACAGGTCACGGACGAAGTCGTGCGCGGCCTCGATCTGCTTGCGGCGCAGGGAGTTGGTGGCGGTGAGGGGCGAAGCGTGGAACGAGGCGACGATGACCTCGGCCTCGGCTTCCTTGTCGTAGAGGTGCATGGCGATGAGCCGCTCGTGCGCGGGAGACAGGACCCGGTCGTGCAGGGACTTCTGCAGCGAGTGGATGCCGAAGTCCTGCACGTCGAAACGGTCGTCACGCTTGTAGATGGCGAGGCCGAGTCGGTTCGCCTGGGTCGACGCGGCGAGGGTCAGGCCACCGACGGAGGTGGCGAGGTCGGTGCTGTCGCACTCCTGCACGCAGAGCACGTCGGCCTGCGAAGCCTCGGCCAGGGCGGCGAGCTCGCTGTTCGCGGTGTGCTCGCGGAGGTTGTAGCTCACGACACGCAAGGACCTCTGCCCGACTGCGGTGGTCGGTTCGGTCGATCCCTGCTCGTGTGGCGCCGCCATGCTGCCTTCCGTCCTGGGCCCTGAACGGCCCGCTCTCCTGCCGCGGTCACGGTACTCGGGGATGGCAGCAGGTTGCTGAGACTGTAGCGCGCTGCGCATCCCGGACACGTGACCTGCGGGTGCACGATCGGTGACGAGCCGCGGCCTCCGATCAGCGCGGCGACGCGCCGCTCGACGCCGGTGCC from Curtobacterium sp. MCLR17_032 encodes the following:
- the nadC gene encoding carboxylating nicotinate-nucleotide diphosphorylase, which translates into the protein MTSTTTTAATPTDARTAPAAAVPDPGTIPPHALRRVIDTALEEDAPWGDVTSETLIPASATATAILAAREPGVLAGGEVFVAVMHAVDPGLVVALARRDGATFAAGDVIASVSGSARSVLRAERVALNLVQRMSGIATLTARYVDATVGTGARIVDTRKTTPGLRALERHAVRCGGGHNHRTSLSDAVLAKDNHLAVLLAEGVGIGDAIRAARARLGHTVHLEVEVDRIDQIEAVVSAGVDTIMLDNFTVPMLREGVALVAGRALVEASGGVSLDTVAAIAATGVDIVSVGALTHSARALDLGLDVDVTA
- the nadB gene encoding L-aspartate oxidase codes for the protein MHVVVVGSGIAGLTAAIRASARHDVTLVTKSALADGATAWAQGGIAVALGADDSAALHEHDTHLAAAGSADARAVDVLCTDGPARVRDLLALGVPFDRSSDPATLDRYGDDLARGREAAHARWRVLHADGDATGAAVERTLVAALHRRHVTILERTCLTDLVVRDGQVVGIDVLDLLGEPVRIDADAVLIASGGAGHLYRETTNPLVATGDGTAAAWRAGAVLADLEFVQFHPTRLAVPDGGLVSEAVRGEGAVLRDAAGHRFMTDVHPDAELAPRDVVARGIAAAVRAQGGRPVLLDATGLDPDFLVGRFPGLTRATRAAGFDWIREGVPVAPAAHYAMGGIATDTEGRTSLPGLLAVGEAACTGVHGANRLASNSLLEGLVFAVRAADALGSPRPGRLRLRGDAALVPTVVEPVGDRTGGATHPGPSSSVRQALQSVMTDHVGLLRDAAGLAGARAALAGLSALAPTTVRDAEDRALLDLARLTARAAEARTESRGAHARTDHPDTDPAAPVTLAWVTATPAPSAAAPSAAAPRRTSARQGALA
- the nadA gene encoding quinolinate synthase NadA translates to MSIATTIELISNGRAAGTTCTPDLAAPTWDFDSVPGYGPGSSMSDVIPTSAPRQGVIPDEYKNAPDDELHERIERAKATLGDRVVVLGHFYQRDEVVRHADFLGDSFQLANAALTKPDAEAIVFCGVHFMAETADILARDDQRVILPNLAAGCSMADMADIDSVEAAWAELTALYGTEPDADGRVPVIPVTYMNSAADLKAFCGRNGGIVCTSSNAATVLEWAFERGQRVLFFPDQHLGRNTAKAMGISTDRMPLWNPRLAGGGNTADELLEAQVVLWHGFCSVHRRFTVDQIEQARREHPDVTVIVHPECPMDVVDAADVAGSTDLIRKTVAAATEPTTFAIGTEINMVNRLAAEYPQHTISCLDPVVCPCSTMYRIHPGYLAWVLEALVRGEVLNEIVVPAAVQVDAKVALERMLAAKPRPLAGQRDPGPAATAPAATGPAAADAPATTTRA
- a CDS encoding NUDIX domain-containing protein, with the protein product MDDTGIRLAVSTVIVALRPHPDTGVPALWMPLVRRVTEPFEGSWALPGGWVGADEGLDDSAAARLRETTKVQPRYLEQLYAFGAVDRSPTRVVSVVYWALVHPDEANVVPDDWNVRWFLADEHPPLAFDHDRIVEYALWRLRNKMSYSRIAQAFLGDRFTLAELRGVYEAVLGQRLDPANFRRQVAQSDAVLPTDETTSGGRHRPARLYRSNPDLSYADNGPLTTP
- a CDS encoding acylphosphatase yields the protein MGSTTRKHAVVTGAVQGVGFRYWTARKADGLELVGYARNLFDGTVEVEAEGPGPAVDALVVMLRSGPPSATVTDVAVREVAPLGEDDGFRILH
- a CDS encoding MDR family MFS transporter — translated: MTQAVDSAPRTGSVEESSPAGNRLVIGLLLVSAFVVILNETIMGVALPRLMDDLGISAATGQWLTTGFLLTMAVVIPITGYLLQRFNTRPVFVWAMSLFSAGTLIALLAPGFTMLLIGRIVQASGTAIMMPLLMTTVLTLIEPAHRGRVMGNISIVISVAPAIGPTISGLILNAFSWRWLFGFVLPIALAALVLGMVKVRNVSTPRKSAIDVFSVVLSAFAFGGIVYGLSSIGEAADTGYGVPIGALVVGFVALAVFIVRQTRLQRRDAALLDLRTFSTKGFTIPIVAMAISFMAMFGTLILLPIYLERVLGLEVLQVGLLLLPGGLLMGLLSPIVGRLYDRYGPRMLLIPGSIIISAVLWALSTVTADTSVTFVLVAHIVLSLGLALTFTPLFTAALGGLPPRLYSHGSAVLGTAQQLAGAAGTALFVTLLTLGATAAATNGDVAGAATAAEATARATASGVHSAFLVGAVISMLGIIASAMVRKPATPEGAPAPAMH